The Nostoc sp. 'Lobaria pulmonaria (5183) cyanobiont' genome window below encodes:
- the ruvC gene encoding crossover junction endodeoxyribonuclease RuvC — MEKRILGLDPGLAILGFGAISCTQNLKKVQETTVNMLDFGVIKTSADVEMGQRLCTLFDDLHTVMEEFQPDLVAIEKLFFYRMSSTILVAQARGIVILVLGQRRLPYVEFTPAQIKQALTGYGNADKSEVQEAVARELDLDEIPKPDDAADALAVALTASYQL; from the coding sequence ATGGAAAAACGAATTTTAGGATTAGATCCAGGACTGGCAATTTTAGGATTTGGGGCAATTAGCTGCACACAAAATCTCAAAAAGGTGCAAGAGACTACAGTAAATATGCTGGATTTTGGAGTAATTAAAACGTCAGCAGATGTAGAAATGGGACAGCGCTTATGTACCTTGTTTGATGATTTACACACCGTGATGGAGGAATTTCAACCAGATTTAGTAGCGATCGAGAAACTATTCTTCTATCGTATGTCAAGTACAATCCTGGTTGCACAGGCGCGGGGTATAGTCATTTTAGTGTTAGGCCAGCGTCGTCTTCCTTATGTAGAGTTTACTCCGGCTCAAATTAAACAAGCTTTAACAGGTTATGGTAATGCTGATAAGTCAGAAGTGCAAGAAGCGGTGGCGCGGGAGTTGGATTTAGATGAAATTCCTAAGCCAGATGATGCTGCGGATGCTTTGGCAGTGGCTTTAACGGCTTCTTATCAGCTGTAG
- a CDS encoding gluconeogenesis factor YvcK family protein produces MSIGFLRQALNALQKQSRSRTSYRVNQWFKWLSPGLSVKRWLLISVGGVLLASLGLAIWIKLTPIFWMIELVRGFLGVITNLLPNYISGPLVLLGGLLLVLWGQTRTVGSITKVLRAEGGEELIDVLLAHRRLYRGPKIVVIGGGTGLSTLLRGLKTYSANITAIVTVADDGGSSGRLRQEFGVLPPGDIRNCLAALADEEKLLTELFQYRFRAGDGLTGHSFGNLFLTAMSDITGDLEQAVAASSKVLAVRGQVLPATLSDVRLWAELADGRRIEGESSIPKAGGKIVKIGCIPANPPAVPAAIKAIKEADYIIIGPGSLYTSLIPNLLVPEIADAIAQSDAPRIYICNIMTQPGETEGYTVADHIRAIDAACGQRRLFDAVLIHKKSPSEQSLIRYAQQNSHPVFLDREAVTQLGRRIVPANVLYEDETGFVRHNPQKLAQVLLRWYGRRQSLRGIQNSKFKIQNSGK; encoded by the coding sequence ATGTCAATTGGTTTTCTCAGACAAGCCCTCAACGCCCTGCAAAAGCAGTCGCGCTCTCGTACTTCTTATCGGGTTAACCAGTGGTTCAAATGGTTATCCCCTGGACTATCGGTAAAACGTTGGTTGTTGATTAGTGTTGGGGGTGTACTGCTGGCGAGTTTGGGGTTAGCCATTTGGATTAAGTTGACCCCAATTTTTTGGATGATTGAGTTGGTTAGAGGTTTCTTGGGAGTCATCACCAACCTCTTACCGAACTATATCAGTGGGCCTTTGGTGCTGCTTGGCGGCTTGCTGTTAGTGCTTTGGGGGCAAACTCGCACCGTAGGCTCAATTACTAAGGTACTAAGAGCAGAAGGCGGAGAGGAACTCATTGATGTCTTGCTGGCCCATCGTCGATTGTACCGAGGCCCAAAAATAGTGGTAATTGGTGGTGGTACGGGACTTTCTACGTTGTTGAGGGGGCTGAAAACCTACAGCGCTAATATTACTGCAATTGTCACTGTCGCCGATGATGGTGGGTCTTCTGGGCGTTTGCGTCAAGAATTTGGAGTGCTACCACCAGGGGATATTCGCAATTGTTTGGCCGCACTAGCAGATGAAGAAAAGTTATTAACAGAATTGTTTCAATACCGTTTTCGGGCTGGAGATGGGTTAACTGGTCACAGTTTTGGCAATTTGTTTTTAACGGCAATGAGTGATATTACTGGAGATTTAGAACAAGCAGTTGCAGCCAGTTCTAAAGTTCTAGCCGTGCGAGGACAAGTACTACCAGCAACTCTCAGTGATGTTCGCCTGTGGGCAGAATTAGCCGATGGTCGTCGTATTGAGGGGGAGTCTAGTATTCCCAAAGCTGGCGGTAAAATTGTCAAAATTGGCTGCATTCCGGCTAATCCTCCGGCGGTACCAGCAGCTATTAAGGCAATTAAAGAAGCTGATTACATCATTATTGGCCCAGGTAGCCTTTATACAAGCCTAATTCCTAATTTATTAGTACCAGAAATTGCCGATGCGATCGCTCAATCAGATGCCCCCCGTATTTATATCTGCAATATAATGACTCAACCAGGAGAAACTGAAGGCTACACTGTTGCCGATCATATCAGAGCAATTGATGCTGCTTGTGGACAAAGACGACTATTCGATGCTGTATTAATACACAAAAAATCCCCCTCAGAGCAATCACTCATCCGCTATGCCCAACAAAACTCTCATCCCGTTTTCCTCGATAGAGAAGCAGTAACTCAGCTAGGGCGACGGATTGTTCCAGCTAATGTTTTGTATGAAGACGAAACAGGTTTTGTACGTCACAATCCGCAGAAACTAGCACAAGTGTTATTGCGGTGGTACGGTAGACGTCAGTCCCTTCGGGGAATTCAAAATTCAAAATTCAAAATTCAAAATTCAGGAAAATGA
- a CDS encoding aldo/keto reductase, whose product MTTQNQIQPRQLGSKGLTVFPLALGCMGMSGVYGAADENESIATIQAALDHGMTLLDTGDFYASGHNEMLIGRAIKERRDKALVSVKFGALRTADGGWLGIDTRPASVKNFVAYSLTRLGVDHIDIYRPARLDPQVPIEDTIGAIAELVKAGYVRYIGLSEVGADTIRRAHAIHPISDLQIEYSLISRSPESEILPVLEELGIGVTAYGVLSRGLLSGSTPATQGDFRAYLPRFSKENLAQNQRLIDELKQIATEKGILPSQLAIAWVLAKGKNIVPVIGARKRSQLSESLAALDVNLSPEDLTRIEAAIPASAIAGTRYDQHQMQMLDSER is encoded by the coding sequence ATGACTACCCAAAATCAAATTCAACCTCGCCAACTTGGTTCTAAAGGTCTAACTGTTTTCCCCCTAGCTCTCGGATGTATGGGTATGTCTGGTGTGTACGGTGCAGCAGACGAAAACGAAAGCATTGCAACTATCCAGGCAGCTCTTGACCACGGGATGACATTATTGGATACTGGCGATTTTTATGCCAGTGGGCACAATGAGATGTTAATTGGTCGGGCAATCAAGGAGCGTCGAGACAAAGCCTTGGTTTCGGTGAAATTCGGCGCTTTACGTACTGCCGATGGCGGATGGCTTGGTATAGATACCCGCCCTGCTTCGGTGAAAAACTTTGTAGCTTATAGCCTTACCCGATTGGGAGTAGACCACATTGACATCTACCGTCCGGCTCGATTAGACCCGCAAGTTCCCATTGAAGACACCATCGGCGCGATCGCCGAGCTAGTCAAGGCTGGCTACGTCCGATATATCGGGTTATCGGAGGTGGGAGCGGACACCATCCGCCGCGCCCACGCCATTCACCCGATCAGTGACCTACAAATCGAGTACTCCCTGATTAGCCGTAGTCCTGAGAGCGAGATTTTGCCTGTACTGGAAGAACTTGGTATTGGCGTGACTGCCTATGGCGTGCTGTCGCGAGGACTGCTGAGTGGCTCCACTCCAGCCACACAGGGCGATTTTCGTGCCTACTTACCACGCTTCAGCAAAGAAAACCTTGCCCAGAACCAACGCTTGATCGATGAACTAAAGCAAATTGCCACCGAGAAAGGAATTCTTCCTTCGCAGTTGGCTATTGCCTGGGTACTTGCCAAAGGCAAAAACATTGTGCCAGTCATCGGGGCACGCAAGCGCAGCCAACTTTCCGAATCGTTGGCGGCTTTGGATGTGAACCTATCCCCAGAGGACTTAACCCGCATTGAAGCAGCAATTCCCGCATCTGCGATCGCAGGCACTCGTTACGATCAACATCAGATGCAAATGCTGGACAGCGAACGCTAA
- a CDS encoding glucosamine-6-phosphate deaminase, with product MVAATNFFRVDDLLVQIYNSEVEMAEDVAEIVQKYLQQVLKQQDTAAVLLATGNSQLKFLDALIALGGVDWSRIILFHLDEYLGITADHSASFRRYMRERVEKRVNPKKFHYIEGDTLQPVTECDRYTKLLQAQPIDLCCLGIGENGHLAFNDPAVANFQDPYSVKLVKLDTINRQQQVSTGHFPNLENVPQYAFTVTIPTICSAKKIICLAPEKRKANVVKEMLESYVGKDCPASILRQQSQATLFLDVNSASLLKST from the coding sequence ATGGTAGCCGCCACAAACTTTTTTCGCGTTGATGATTTATTAGTGCAGATTTACAACTCTGAAGTCGAAATGGCCGAGGATGTTGCCGAAATCGTGCAAAAGTATTTACAGCAAGTTCTCAAGCAGCAGGATACAGCTGCTGTATTGTTAGCTACAGGTAACTCCCAACTCAAATTTCTTGATGCTTTGATTGCATTGGGTGGTGTAGATTGGTCACGGATTATTCTGTTCCATCTAGATGAATATTTGGGAATTACTGCTGACCATTCTGCTAGTTTTCGGCGTTATATGCGAGAACGTGTAGAGAAGCGAGTTAATCCTAAAAAATTTCACTATATAGAAGGTGATACATTACAACCAGTAACAGAGTGCGATCGCTACACTAAATTATTGCAAGCACAACCGATTGACTTATGCTGTCTTGGTATTGGCGAAAATGGACATTTAGCTTTTAACGATCCAGCTGTCGCAAATTTTCAAGATCCTTACAGCGTGAAACTGGTGAAACTGGATACTATTAACCGTCAGCAACAAGTAAGTACAGGTCACTTTCCGAATTTAGAAAATGTCCCACAGTATGCTTTTACTGTCACCATTCCAACAATTTGTTCAGCTAAAAAAATTATCTGTCTTGCTCCAGAAAAACGTAAAGCGAATGTGGTAAAAGAAATGCTGGAAAGTTATGTTGGTAAAGACTGTCCGGCTTCTATTCTCCGTCAACAATCCCAAGCGACGTTGTTTTTAGATGTTAATTCTGCTAGCTTACTAAAATCAACTTAA
- a CDS encoding SDR family oxidoreductase, with the protein MTTNENTGKEQKVVLITGASSGIGEATARLLARKGIHVILGARRTERLETLVATIRSEGGSAEYQTLDVTDRANFQAFVEFAQSKFGRIDAIVNNAGVMPLSKLEALKVDEWDWMIDVNIRGVLNGIAAGLPLMKRQGFGQFVNLSSIGGHAVWPTCAVYSATKFAVLAISEGLRQENTDIRVTVISPGVTESELADSITDAEAGKGMQEFRKIALPAEAIARAIAFAIEQPDDVDVNEIIVRPTASV; encoded by the coding sequence ATGACTACCAACGAAAACACTGGTAAAGAACAGAAAGTCGTACTGATTACAGGTGCAAGCAGTGGTATCGGTGAGGCGACAGCACGTCTACTCGCTCGTAAGGGCATCCACGTTATTTTGGGCGCACGACGCACGGAGCGGCTAGAAACCCTCGTGGCTACAATCCGCTCTGAGGGAGGCTCGGCGGAGTATCAGACCCTTGATGTCACCGATCGCGCCAACTTCCAAGCCTTTGTAGAATTTGCTCAGAGCAAATTTGGCCGCATTGATGCGATCGTCAACAATGCAGGCGTTATGCCGCTCTCGAAGCTAGAAGCGCTGAAGGTTGATGAATGGGACTGGATGATTGACGTGAACATCCGTGGCGTACTCAATGGCATCGCCGCTGGGCTACCGCTGATGAAACGCCAAGGATTCGGCCAGTTCGTTAACCTGTCCTCCATCGGCGGACACGCTGTCTGGCCAACCTGTGCCGTTTACTCGGCTACCAAGTTCGCTGTGCTGGCAATTTCGGAGGGGCTGCGTCAGGAAAATACCGACATTCGCGTTACGGTTATTTCACCGGGCGTAACAGAGTCCGAATTGGCAGATAGTATAACTGACGCAGAAGCTGGCAAAGGAATGCAGGAATTCCGCAAGATTGCGCTTCCGGCTGAAGCGATCGCCAGAGCGATCGCCTTTGCAATCGAGCAACCGGATGATGTTGATGTGAATGAGATTATCGTGCGCCCCACAGCCAGCGTATAG
- a CDS encoding AraC family transcriptional regulator, which produces MEQTVRKQQSELAALIAQNSNGDGVHPTGIERLFLLCSSQPTAPVHALHEPSLCIVAQGKKQVMLADNLYVYGQDQYLVVSIDLPVVGQVIEATPTVPYLGLRLDLDPGELSTLMMEAKLDAPGNQPLKPGLSINPVSPQLLDAAIRLVRLLETPEDIAILAPLIVREILYRLLSGEHSAILRQIALVDKQLQAISRAINWLKWNYEKPFRIDTIAREACMSPSSLHHHFKSVTTMSPLQYQKQLRLQQARRLMLGQGMDAATASHYVGYESPSQFSREYSRLFGAPPLRDMARLKSGVFGDGG; this is translated from the coding sequence ATGGAACAGACTGTTAGAAAGCAGCAGTCCGAGCTAGCCGCTCTGATTGCACAGAACAGTAATGGAGATGGTGTCCATCCCACAGGGATCGAGCGGTTGTTCTTGTTATGCTCCTCACAACCAACTGCGCCTGTTCATGCCCTGCATGAGCCTTCCCTGTGCATTGTCGCTCAGGGCAAGAAACAGGTAATGTTGGCAGATAATCTCTATGTTTATGGTCAAGACCAATATTTGGTGGTATCCATCGATCTGCCTGTCGTCGGTCAGGTGATTGAAGCAACGCCAACCGTTCCGTATCTGGGCCTGCGGCTCGATTTAGATCCGGGAGAACTCAGCACACTGATGATGGAGGCAAAACTAGACGCTCCCGGTAACCAACCACTAAAACCGGGCTTGTCTATTAATCCTGTTAGCCCCCAACTGCTTGATGCAGCAATCAGACTTGTACGGTTGTTGGAAACACCTGAAGATATTGCCATCCTCGCACCTTTGATTGTTCGAGAAATTCTCTACCGTTTGTTATCAGGCGAACACAGTGCTATATTGCGACAGATTGCTTTAGTCGATAAACAACTCCAAGCAATTAGTAGAGCGATTAACTGGCTTAAATGGAACTACGAAAAACCATTTCGGATCGATACGATCGCTCGTGAAGCGTGCATGAGTCCCTCGTCCCTGCATCATCACTTCAAGTCAGTCACCACCATGAGTCCTTTGCAATATCAAAAACAGCTTCGGCTTCAACAAGCCCGTCGCCTGATGCTGGGGCAAGGTATGGATGCGGCAACAGCTAGTCATTACGTGGGTTATGAAAGTCCCTCACAGTTTAGCCGTGAATACAGTCGGTTGTTCGGCGCACCACCACTGCGTGATATGGCTCGGTTAAAAAGTGGAGTTTTTGGGGATGGGGGATGA
- the tsaE gene encoding tRNA (adenosine(37)-N6)-threonylcarbamoyltransferase complex ATPase subunit type 1 TsaE: MKIFLADTEATLRLGINLGESLTPGSVILLEGDLGAGKTTLVQGIGKGLGIAEPIVSPTFTLINEYTEGRFPLYHLDLYRLEPQEVATLNLESYWEGVEVIPGIVAVEWAKRLLYKPDSYLSVSLTYGHEGTRQVELTPFNCAISKFIAAI; encoded by the coding sequence ATGAAAATTTTTCTTGCAGATACAGAAGCGACGCTGCGCTTAGGTATTAATCTTGGCGAATCCCTGACACCTGGCAGTGTAATTTTACTAGAAGGTGATTTAGGCGCTGGTAAAACTACTTTAGTTCAAGGCATTGGTAAAGGTTTAGGAATTGCTGAACCCATTGTCAGTCCCACTTTCACGCTGATTAATGAGTACACGGAAGGGCGCTTTCCCCTTTACCATCTGGATTTATATCGCTTAGAACCGCAAGAAGTTGCAACCCTAAATTTAGAAAGTTACTGGGAAGGTGTTGAAGTCATACCAGGAATAGTGGCAGTTGAATGGGCAAAACGATTACTTTACAAGCCAGATAGTTATCTGAGCGTGAGTTTGACTTATGGACATGAAGGCACTCGTCAAGTCGAACTCACACCATTCAATTGTGCCATTAGCAAATTCATTGCGGCGATTTAA
- a CDS encoding orange carotenoid protein N-terminal domain-containing protein, with protein sequence MTSTQTNDPTIREHVQAWQNLNVDQQLALFWFIYKEMGSSITPAAPGASTVSPEIAEGLFNQVKELSHEQQLQVQRDLINKADSEISREYGSLGDTTKLLFWYRLSQGMDNGTIIPVPADYELPSEAKPLFGKIQLLEFEQQMTLFRDYVSPMGAEASSVGI encoded by the coding sequence ATGACATCTACACAAACCAACGATCCAACTATTCGTGAACACGTTCAAGCTTGGCAAAATTTAAATGTAGATCAACAACTTGCTTTGTTTTGGTTTATCTATAAAGAAATGGGGAGTTCAATTACTCCAGCCGCTCCTGGAGCCAGTACTGTTTCTCCAGAAATAGCTGAAGGTTTATTTAATCAAGTTAAGGAATTATCTCACGAACAACAATTACAAGTTCAGCGTGATTTGATTAATAAAGCGGATAGCGAAATTTCTCGTGAATATGGCTCTTTGGGTGATACTACAAAACTCCTGTTTTGGTATCGATTATCTCAAGGGATGGATAATGGCACTATCATTCCTGTACCTGCTGATTATGAACTTCCTTCCGAAGCTAAACCACTGTTTGGTAAAATTCAACTCTTAGAGTTTGAGCAACAGATGACTCTTTTCCGTGATTATGTCTCGCCAATGGGTGCTGAAGCATCAAGTGTTGGAATTTAG
- a CDS encoding PadR family transcriptional regulator, whose protein sequence is MFRHFRSRFGAPAWAGVSEEDSLLVRSWFHHEKHHGRHHEKHFGNEMFGRGWGDEYRTRRGDIKFILLELLSEHPSHGYDLIKEMETRYGGFRRLSPGSVYPTLQLLEEGGYLKSAQEGGKRIYTITDEGKQLLAERTQQEPSDTPWDTFKSFVTGKPQEFIELRNAATELAAAVVQVARSGNMERINRVRELLEQVKREIYAILAEK, encoded by the coding sequence ATGTTTAGACATTTTCGGTCACGTTTTGGCGCACCTGCATGGGCAGGAGTTAGCGAAGAGGATTCATTGCTTGTCAGGTCTTGGTTTCATCATGAGAAGCATCATGGTAGACATCATGAGAAACACTTTGGCAATGAAATGTTTGGTCGTGGTTGGGGAGATGAATATCGGACTCGTCGAGGTGACATCAAGTTCATTCTGCTGGAATTGTTATCCGAGCATCCTAGTCATGGTTACGACCTGATTAAAGAGATGGAAACTCGCTATGGTGGTTTCCGTCGCCTCAGTCCTGGCTCAGTGTATCCAACACTCCAATTGTTGGAAGAAGGTGGTTATCTCAAGAGCGCGCAGGAAGGGGGCAAGCGGATTTATACGATTACGGATGAGGGTAAACAATTATTGGCAGAACGTACCCAACAAGAACCTTCAGACACTCCTTGGGATACCTTCAAAAGTTTTGTTACAGGTAAGCCCCAAGAGTTTATTGAGTTGCGGAATGCCGCCACAGAGTTAGCTGCTGCGGTAGTGCAGGTTGCTCGTAGTGGGAATATGGAGCGAATAAATCGGGTGCGTGAGCTTTTAGAGCAAGTTAAACGGGAAATTTACGCGATTCTAGCTGAAAAATAA
- a CDS encoding HAD family hydrolase, producing MLAAILFDLDGTIVNTDPIHYRAWQEMLLNYSIEIDETFYKSRISGRLNPEIVKDILPQLSALEGQRFADEKETLFRKLAPHLKPLSGFSELLAWTDAHQLKRALVTNAPRLNAEFMLEVLGIKEAFHTVVLADDCIAGKPDPAPYQVALNKLEITAEEAIALEDSPSGIRAAVGADIRTIGIASTHDPQILQSVGAFMAIPDFTDLQLWTFLNSLIEPDLSAIASNF from the coding sequence ATGCTGGCTGCAATTCTCTTTGACCTAGACGGGACTATTGTCAACACTGACCCTATACATTACCGAGCTTGGCAGGAAATGCTGTTAAATTACAGCATAGAAATAGATGAAACATTTTATAAATCCCGAATTAGTGGAAGGCTAAATCCAGAAATTGTTAAAGACATTCTGCCACAATTATCAGCACTAGAAGGGCAAAGATTTGCAGACGAAAAAGAGACGCTTTTCCGCAAACTCGCCCCACATCTCAAACCGCTAAGTGGATTTTCTGAACTACTAGCATGGACAGATGCACATCAATTAAAACGTGCATTAGTAACTAATGCCCCTAGATTAAATGCAGAATTTATGCTAGAAGTTTTGGGGATCAAAGAAGCTTTCCATACAGTTGTTTTAGCGGATGATTGTATTGCAGGTAAACCCGACCCTGCGCCCTACCAAGTTGCCCTGAATAAGTTGGAGATTACAGCAGAAGAAGCGATCGCTTTAGAAGACTCTCCCTCTGGTATTCGGGCAGCCGTGGGCGCAGATATCCGCACCATTGGCATCGCCTCCACCCACGATCCGCAAATTTTGCAGTCAGTCGGTGCATTTATGGCAATTCCAGACTTTACTGATTTGCAATTGTGGACATTCCTAAACTCACTCATCGAGCCAGATTTAAGTGCGATCGCTTCTAATTTTTGA
- a CDS encoding transglycosylase domain-containing protein produces MGKLTSWFKRRPTNLSDFGQGGTNESLPPAYLAQTRQLLSKMKILPSKMRVNRATGARPLYRRFWFWAGLGVGGGIVAFIYGISLIDRTLPDKSELNAVFREQTLTIKAADGTILQQQGEATREQLKLEQIPDNLKKAFIASEDRRFRQHNGVDPQGIVRAGLSNLRSQGVVEGGSTITQQLTRILFLKQEQTIWRKLKEVRLAQKMEQELTKDQILERYLNLVYLGSGAYGVADAAWVYFSKSPDQLSLAQMATIAGLAPAPSLYAPDKNPEAAKRRRDLVLLRMQEDKVITPEQRQAAVQEPLALKSSSPKRVQVESPYFTSYIQKELPKYVSPNVLKSGGLVVETTLNPSWQKVAEEAVAKTLRNQGRWENFKQAAMVAIDPRNGEIKAMVGGKDFGKNQFNRVTQAQRQPGSTFKGFVYATAIATGKSPYDSYEDAPFVVDGYEPKNYSENFHGSMNIRDALTRSVNIVAVKVLIDVGFTPTIKLAHDMGIKSELKPTYSLALGSNEVNLLELTSAYGSFATQGLHAESHGITRILNRQGKVIWSANFKSKRALDADSAAIMTWMLRNVVEAGTGGAAQLDNRPVAGKTGTSDEARDLWFIGYIPQMVTGVWLGNDDNHPTDGSSSSAAYTWHEFMEKAVEGMPIEKFPKRPKLEGRKGTIKAQSIKPKQVLNHSIASDDDDSEGERARNSNSEESGSSRRRRRTRSYSQEEQQASDYTPRRRRRDRSESSSNNSSSESSTPRRRSRRVESDSPPPRRTRRELSPANSSGSSGSSPSQPSWRDRLRPSQ; encoded by the coding sequence GTGGGGAAGCTTACCTCCTGGTTCAAGCGAAGACCAACTAATTTGAGTGACTTTGGACAAGGAGGAACGAATGAGAGCTTACCACCAGCATATCTGGCGCAGACGAGGCAGTTACTGAGCAAAATGAAAATTTTACCATCTAAGATGAGGGTCAATCGGGCAACTGGCGCTAGACCACTCTATCGCCGCTTTTGGTTTTGGGCAGGTTTGGGTGTTGGTGGTGGGATAGTTGCCTTCATCTACGGCATCAGTTTAATAGATCGGACTTTGCCAGATAAGTCCGAGTTGAATGCTGTGTTTCGAGAGCAAACACTGACCATTAAAGCTGCTGATGGCACTATATTACAACAACAAGGTGAAGCGACCAGAGAACAGCTAAAGCTAGAACAAATACCAGATAATTTAAAAAAAGCTTTCATCGCCTCAGAAGATCGAAGATTTAGGCAACACAACGGAGTCGATCCGCAAGGGATTGTCAGAGCGGGTTTGAGTAATTTGCGATCGCAAGGTGTGGTAGAAGGTGGTAGCACCATCACCCAACAGCTAACGCGGATTCTGTTTTTGAAACAAGAACAGACAATCTGGCGCAAACTCAAAGAAGTCCGCCTAGCTCAAAAAATGGAGCAAGAATTAACCAAAGATCAGATTCTAGAGCGTTACCTGAATCTGGTTTATTTGGGATCTGGAGCTTATGGTGTGGCAGATGCCGCCTGGGTATACTTTAGTAAGTCGCCAGATCAACTTTCCCTCGCCCAAATGGCAACGATTGCTGGATTAGCTCCTGCTCCTAGCTTATACGCCCCAGACAAAAACCCCGAAGCGGCAAAACGGCGGCGGGACTTAGTATTACTACGGATGCAAGAAGATAAAGTAATTACACCAGAGCAAAGACAGGCAGCAGTTCAGGAGCCATTAGCCCTCAAAAGCAGTTCACCCAAGCGAGTCCAAGTAGAATCACCCTATTTTACCAGCTACATCCAAAAAGAATTGCCCAAGTATGTTTCTCCTAACGTGCTCAAAAGTGGGGGTCTAGTAGTAGAAACCACACTCAACCCAAGTTGGCAAAAGGTGGCAGAAGAGGCAGTTGCGAAAACATTGCGAAATCAAGGACGCTGGGAAAACTTTAAGCAAGCTGCAATGGTGGCCATAGACCCCCGAAACGGTGAAATTAAGGCAATGGTTGGAGGAAAAGACTTTGGTAAAAATCAGTTTAATCGAGTTACCCAGGCACAACGGCAGCCAGGATCGACATTTAAAGGGTTTGTATATGCCACTGCGATCGCTACCGGTAAAAGCCCTTACGATAGCTACGAAGATGCGCCCTTTGTCGTAGACGGCTATGAACCAAAAAACTATAGTGAAAACTTCCACGGTTCAATGAACATCCGAGATGCCCTCACCCGCTCTGTTAATATTGTTGCCGTCAAGGTGTTGATTGATGTGGGATTTACCCCAACGATTAAACTTGCCCATGATATGGGGATAAAATCTGAACTCAAGCCCACCTATTCCTTAGCACTCGGCTCAAATGAAGTCAATCTGCTAGAGTTGACTAGTGCTTATGGTAGTTTTGCGACTCAGGGATTGCACGCAGAAAGTCATGGTATTACCCGCATTCTCAACCGCCAAGGCAAAGTCATCTGGTCAGCTAATTTCAAGTCAAAACGGGCCCTCGACGCTGACAGTGCCGCCATCATGACTTGGATGCTACGCAACGTGGTCGAAGCGGGAACTGGTGGTGCTGCCCAATTAGATAATAGACCAGTTGCCGGCAAAACCGGCACCTCAGACGAAGCCCGCGATTTATGGTTTATTGGCTACATTCCTCAGATGGTGACAGGGGTATGGCTAGGTAACGATGACAACCACCCTACTGATGGCAGTAGTAGTAGTGCCGCTTACACCTGGCACGAATTTATGGAAAAAGCGGTAGAGGGGATGCCCATAGAAAAGTTTCCCAAACGACCTAAGTTAGAAGGTCGTAAAGGCACTATCAAAGCCCAGTCCATCAAGCCCAAACAAGTGCTGAATCATTCTATTGCCTCTGATGATGATGACTCAGAAGGGGAAAGAGCTAGAAATTCTAATTCTGAGGAGAGTGGTTCATCTAGAAGACGTAGAAGAACCAGGAGCTATTCTCAAGAAGAACAGCAAGCAAGCGATTATACCCCAAGACGGAGAAGGCGCGATCGCAGCGAATCAAGTTCTAATAACTCTTCCTCAGAATCATCTACTCCACGGCGACGCTCTAGAAGAGTAGAATCTGATTCTCCTCCACCTCGAAGAACTCGGCGAGAGTTGTCTCCCGCAAATAGTTCCGGTTCTTCAGGATCTTCACCGTCACAACCATCTTGGCGGGATAGACTTAGACCTTCTCAATAG